A genomic window from Flavobacterium johnsoniae includes:
- a CDS encoding RNA polymerase sigma factor — translation MENTSTDILLWQQIKKGDITAFEKLYDIYADVLLTFALQYTNEESLAKDAIHDVFLDIYKYRSGLAENVNVKSYLFKITQRNVFKKNKASQKIFSLSSDYDSVILKELSFEDTLIEEENNTALNSKLAFAMQELTEKQRKALFYRFNEDKPYEEIASILDISIESCRTLIYRCLKELRKKL, via the coding sequence ATGGAGAATACCTCAACAGATATTTTATTATGGCAACAGATAAAAAAAGGTGATATTACCGCCTTTGAAAAGCTGTATGATATCTATGCTGATGTTTTACTTACTTTTGCTTTACAATATACTAACGAAGAATCTCTTGCCAAAGATGCGATTCATGATGTTTTCTTAGACATTTACAAATACAGAAGCGGTCTCGCCGAAAATGTAAATGTAAAATCGTATTTGTTTAAAATTACCCAGAGAAATGTTTTCAAAAAGAATAAAGCATCTCAAAAAATATTTTCTTTAAGTTCTGATTATGATTCGGTTATACTAAAAGAACTTTCTTTTGAAGACACCTTAATCGAAGAAGAAAATAATACTGCCCTAAATTCCAAACTGGCTTTTGCAATGCAGGAACTTACCGAAAAGCAACGCAAAGCATTGTTCTACAGATTTAATGAAGACAAACCTTATGAAGAAATTGCATCTATTTTAGACATTTCTATCGAGTCTTGTAGAACACTGATATACAGATGTTTGAAAGAACTCAGAAAAAAACTTTAA
- a CDS encoding 4'-phosphopantetheinyl transferase family protein codes for MKTSKLSISFLEIKGVDFSPEKGYSLDSDDIVIYTIYLPNFMDMKSDLSQFLNSIELKRVKRYYKEIDKDRFIIYRSILKLILAAYTKLNIKNIYLDYDFNKKPYLASHPWLHFNISHSEDFATIAVSRKKVGLDIEYMSKDFNFTSMLPDVFNDDETKIIENANDKKNTFYTLWTRKEAFVKALGKGIDEDFKYIPCLDGEHNLDFSLIKNSQNWQVRSFDLADDYLGAIAFEGLPTTSVNINLYNVSQNIFSLLEMVK; via the coding sequence ATGAAAACCTCTAAGCTCTCTATTTCGTTTTTAGAGATAAAAGGTGTTGATTTTAGTCCAGAAAAAGGGTATTCTTTAGATAGTGATGATATTGTTATTTACACTATTTATTTGCCCAATTTCATGGATATGAAATCAGATTTATCTCAATTTCTAAATTCTATTGAACTCAAAAGAGTCAAAAGATATTATAAAGAAATTGACAAAGATAGATTTATCATCTACCGATCTATTTTAAAGCTCATTTTAGCAGCTTATACAAAACTAAATATCAAAAACATTTATCTTGATTATGACTTTAATAAAAAACCGTATTTAGCTTCGCATCCTTGGCTGCATTTTAATATTTCTCACTCAGAAGACTTTGCAACGATTGCGGTTTCTAGAAAAAAAGTAGGTTTAGATATTGAATATATGAGCAAAGATTTCAACTTTACAAGTATGCTGCCAGATGTTTTTAACGATGATGAAACAAAAATAATTGAGAATGCCAATGATAAAAAAAATACTTTTTACACTTTATGGACAAGAAAAGAAGCCTTTGTTAAAGCTTTAGGAAAAGGTATCGACGAAGATTTTAAATACATTCCTTGTCTTGATGGCGAACATAATCTTGATTTTTCATTAATAAAAAACTCTCAAAACTGGCAAGTAAGAAGTTTTGATCTAGCAGATGATTATTTGGGCGCGATAGCTTTTGAAGGTTTGCCAACAACTTCTGTAAACATAAATTTGTATAATGTATCGCAAAATATATTTTCATTGTTAGAAATGGTCAAATAG
- a CDS encoding FecR family protein, whose amino-acid sequence MQINFNKISNDEKDSLKNQIRHGLIELQQKESRRRKKKRFLAYGAAASVVLLVALFMNQNSSESAKPLTALEQFAQNSKSTESNLDLENISLVLQDQKTISVEDSTVISYGKNGEKVTVGQQAINTNSNSASAFNTVRVPYGKRTQIVLTDGTTVWLNSGSSLIYPTQFDGSIREVYLTGEAAFDVAHNKAKPFFVKTKECNVRVLGTVFNVSSYPEDETVQTALLQGKVRITYNKKGFLNNQELQEDLTPGMIATINKDKKQLKVEHKDVASILSWREGYFTFKSQSLNTILSKLSKYYKIEFIKGSNLNLDANYSGSFALNENLNSLANTLSSITNNSCTVNANQRTITIK is encoded by the coding sequence TTGCAAATTAATTTTAACAAAATATCGAACGATGAAAAAGATTCTTTAAAGAATCAAATTCGTCACGGACTGATCGAACTTCAGCAAAAAGAATCTAGACGCAGGAAAAAGAAAAGATTTCTTGCTTACGGAGCTGCTGCGAGTGTCGTTTTATTAGTCGCTTTATTTATGAATCAGAATTCATCAGAAAGCGCCAAACCTCTAACAGCATTAGAGCAATTTGCCCAAAATTCTAAATCGACAGAATCAAACCTAGATTTAGAGAATATTTCTCTTGTCTTGCAAGATCAGAAAACTATTTCGGTGGAAGATAGTACTGTAATTAGCTACGGAAAAAACGGCGAAAAAGTTACTGTTGGTCAACAAGCAATAAACACAAATTCTAATAGCGCTTCGGCTTTTAATACGGTTAGAGTTCCTTACGGTAAAAGAACACAAATCGTTTTGACTGACGGAACAACTGTTTGGCTAAACTCGGGTTCTTCGCTAATTTATCCGACTCAGTTTGATGGATCTATTCGTGAAGTATACCTAACTGGTGAAGCCGCTTTTGATGTGGCTCATAACAAAGCCAAACCATTCTTTGTAAAAACAAAAGAATGCAATGTAAGAGTGCTTGGAACGGTTTTCAATGTGAGTTCTTATCCAGAAGATGAAACGGTGCAAACGGCTTTATTGCAAGGAAAAGTTAGAATTACTTACAACAAAAAAGGATTCTTAAACAATCAGGAGCTTCAGGAAGATTTGACACCAGGAATGATTGCTACAATCAATAAAGATAAAAAACAGCTAAAAGTAGAACATAAAGATGTTGCTTCGATTCTGTCTTGGCGAGAAGGTTATTTTACTTTCAAAAGTCAGTCTTTGAATACCATTTTGAGCAAGCTTTCAAAATATTATAAAATAGAATTCATTAAGGGATCAAACCTAAATCTGGATGCTAATTATTCGGGTTCTTTCGCATTAAATGAAAATCTTAATTCGCTGGCAAATACATTATCCAGCATTACAAATAACAGCTGTACTGTTAACGCAAACCAAAGAACTATTACAATTAAATAA